The Thiomonas sp. FB-Cd genome includes a window with the following:
- a CDS encoding RNA polymerase factor sigma-54, translated as MKQTLNLRLSQHLALTPQLQQSIRLLQLSTLELHQEVEQMLEANPFLEHEEGDAESETPAEALAAADTVDPRKESAEETQELKLDQEDWQSGAEQGEWDAAPGETWQGSSGEADDDFDPLGLAHVNIDLRAHLRSQLAGLSLSLADRGAAEAIIDSLDDDGYLLEGPDQLAAELNPQASDEDREALADALRMGLKLVQSFDPAGVGATTLAECMCLQLGREPPSPQRDLAKALCAGGHLELLSKRDWKRLSRALEADEAALRDAQQLIARLDPHPGARFAPSTAQAVTPDVIARRVGRRWRAVLNPEVMPKLRINSLYAELLRRSRDGAGLSGQLQEARWFVRNVQQRFETIERVAQAVIERQQNFFSHGELGMRPLVLREIADELGLHESTISRVTTQKYVLTPYGTFELKYFFGSGLSTDTGGSASSTAVRAIIRSMVQEENPTAPLSDGEIAERLAAQGISVARRTVAKYREALRIPPTAQRKSA; from the coding sequence ATGAAACAAACGCTCAATCTCCGCCTCTCGCAACATCTGGCGCTCACGCCCCAGTTGCAGCAATCGATCCGCCTCCTCCAGCTCTCCACCCTGGAGCTCCATCAGGAGGTCGAGCAGATGTTGGAAGCCAATCCGTTCCTTGAGCACGAGGAAGGTGACGCTGAATCCGAAACGCCGGCCGAAGCACTGGCTGCGGCCGATACGGTCGATCCACGCAAGGAATCCGCCGAAGAGACGCAAGAGCTCAAGCTCGACCAGGAAGACTGGCAATCTGGCGCCGAGCAGGGTGAGTGGGATGCAGCGCCAGGCGAGACTTGGCAGGGCAGCAGCGGCGAGGCTGACGACGACTTCGACCCCTTGGGCTTGGCCCATGTGAATATTGACCTGCGTGCGCATTTGCGCAGCCAGCTCGCTGGCCTGAGCCTGTCCTTGGCAGACCGTGGCGCGGCTGAAGCGATCATCGACTCGCTGGACGACGACGGCTATTTGCTGGAAGGTCCGGACCAGCTTGCCGCCGAACTCAATCCACAAGCCAGCGACGAGGACCGGGAGGCGCTCGCCGACGCACTGCGCATGGGACTCAAGCTCGTCCAGAGCTTCGACCCTGCCGGTGTGGGTGCCACCACGCTTGCGGAGTGCATGTGCCTGCAGCTTGGCCGCGAACCGCCGAGCCCACAGCGCGATCTGGCCAAGGCGCTGTGCGCCGGCGGACACCTGGAGCTGCTGTCCAAGCGCGACTGGAAGCGCTTGTCTCGTGCCCTGGAAGCGGACGAGGCGGCGTTGCGTGACGCGCAGCAGCTTATCGCGCGTCTGGATCCGCACCCAGGGGCGCGCTTCGCGCCTTCGACCGCGCAAGCCGTCACCCCCGATGTGATCGCCCGACGCGTGGGTCGCCGGTGGCGCGCAGTGCTCAACCCCGAGGTCATGCCCAAGCTGCGTATCAACAGCCTGTATGCCGAACTGCTGCGCCGCTCACGCGACGGCGCAGGCCTTTCGGGCCAGCTGCAGGAGGCACGCTGGTTCGTTCGCAATGTGCAGCAGCGCTTTGAAACCATCGAGCGTGTGGCGCAGGCGGTGATCGAGCGGCAACAGAACTTCTTTAGTCACGGCGAACTCGGCATGCGTCCGCTCGTCCTGCGTGAAATCGCGGATGAACTGGGGCTGCATGAATCCACCATCTCGCGCGTGACCACGCAGAAATACGTACTCACGCCCTATGGCACCTTCGAGCTGAAATATTTCTTCGGCTCGGGCTTGTCGACCGATACTGGCGGCAGTGCCTCGAGCACTGCGGTACGCGCCATCATTCGCAGCATGGTGCAGGAGGAAAACCCGACCGCGCCATTGTCGGACGGCGAGATCGCCGAGAGGCTGGCCGCTCAAGGCATTAGTGTGGCCCGACGCACCGTTGCCAAGTACCGCGAAGCGCTGCGCATACCACCCACGGCACAGCGCAAGAGCGCCTAG
- the rfaE2 gene encoding D-glycero-beta-D-manno-heptose 1-phosphate adenylyltransferase, whose protein sequence is MSGHPLSNALVDLPFLRKVCPRTLLLRAVAALPRPLVFTNGVFDILHRGHVTYLAQARALGASLMVGLNSDGSVRTLNKGSERPLNPQDDRAVVLAALESVSLVTLFDESTPLALLEQVRPDVYVKGGDYAIESLAETALVRTWGGKALAIPLVAGRSTTNLVQRIRAARD, encoded by the coding sequence ATGTCCGGTCACCCACTCTCCAATGCGCTCGTGGACCTCCCCTTCTTGCGGAAGGTCTGCCCGAGGACTCTGCTGCTTCGGGCCGTGGCGGCCCTGCCGCGCCCGCTCGTGTTCACCAACGGGGTCTTCGACATCCTGCACCGTGGACATGTGACCTATTTGGCGCAGGCGCGCGCTCTGGGGGCAAGCCTGATGGTGGGCCTGAATTCCGACGGCTCGGTGCGCACGCTGAATAAGGGCTCGGAGCGCCCGCTCAACCCGCAAGACGATCGTGCCGTCGTGCTGGCGGCGCTGGAAAGCGTGAGCCTGGTTACGCTATTCGACGAAAGCACTCCGCTTGCGCTTCTGGAGCAGGTTCGCCCTGATGTGTACGTCAAGGGCGGCGACTATGCCATTGAAAGCCTGGCTGAGACGGCGCTGGTGCGAACCTGGGGCGGAAAGGCTCTGGCCATTCCCTTGGTGGCAGGACGCTCCACAACCAATCTCGTGCAGCGCATCCGCGCCGCGCGCGACTGA
- a CDS encoding SPOR domain-containing protein — MFHPAPTPRWHTRTQRGGTLIGLIVGLVLGLAIALVTAMYITKAPLPFMNRFQERPTGAASGAANWNPNQGLAGGGAPAPVAGGSAPGPVSSAPLSPKAIESLGQPQSGVVQSGSPVSSTGAGTTSTPPSAAPGTAGGLQYILQIGAYSNRNDAESQRAKVAFTGLEAHLDERVVGGRTLYRVRVGPYATGEQADKAQKLLNDNGIESAVVKVSK, encoded by the coding sequence ATGTTCCATCCAGCACCAACGCCCCGTTGGCACACACGCACCCAGCGCGGCGGCACCCTGATCGGGCTGATCGTCGGGCTGGTGCTCGGCTTGGCCATCGCACTGGTCACAGCCATGTACATCACCAAGGCACCGCTCCCGTTCATGAACCGATTCCAGGAACGGCCCACAGGCGCTGCCTCGGGCGCCGCAAACTGGAATCCGAACCAGGGGCTGGCTGGCGGAGGCGCACCGGCCCCTGTGGCTGGGGGTTCGGCGCCTGGTCCTGTGAGCAGCGCTCCACTCTCGCCCAAGGCGATCGAATCGCTTGGCCAGCCACAATCCGGCGTTGTGCAGTCCGGCAGTCCGGTTTCGTCAACTGGCGCGGGCACGACCAGCACACCCCCTTCGGCGGCGCCGGGCACTGCCGGCGGTCTCCAGTACATCCTCCAAATTGGCGCGTACAGCAACCGTAATGACGCAGAGAGCCAGCGAGCGAAGGTCGCTTTCACGGGGTTGGAGGCTCACCTCGATGAGCGTGTCGTGGGCGGGCGCACGTTGTACCGCGTGCGCGTGGGCCCCTATGCCACTGGCGAACAAGCGGACAAGGCGCAGAAACTTCTGAATGACAACGGAATCGAATCCGCAGTCGTTAAGGTCTCAAAGTAA
- the lptB gene encoding LPS export ABC transporter ATP-binding protein, with amino-acid sequence MSAATLEPREALEQTHAQPGGLLSVRRLQKRYGGRTVVRDVSLDVRGGEVVGLLGPNGAGKTTSFYMIVGLVRADGGEIHLNGQDITHQPMYRRARLGLSYLPQEASIFRGLTASENVRAVLELQRDATGRALKKAEIDARLGQLLRELHVEHLAESPAPALSGGERRRVEIARALATNPQFILLDEPFAGIDPIAVIEIQRIVQFLKSRGIGVLITDHNVREALGICDHACIISEGSVLALGKPEEIVNNPAVRKVYLGESFRL; translated from the coding sequence ATGAGCGCTGCCACATTGGAGCCGAGGGAGGCACTCGAGCAGACGCATGCTCAACCCGGGGGCCTATTGAGCGTGCGGCGCCTACAAAAGCGCTATGGGGGGCGCACCGTGGTGCGCGACGTGAGCTTGGACGTGCGCGGCGGCGAAGTGGTCGGCCTGTTAGGGCCTAACGGCGCCGGCAAGACGACGTCTTTTTACATGATCGTCGGGCTTGTGCGCGCCGATGGCGGCGAAATTCATCTCAACGGGCAAGACATTACGCACCAGCCGATGTACCGGCGCGCGCGCCTGGGATTGTCCTATCTGCCGCAAGAGGCGTCGATCTTCCGGGGTTTGACGGCGTCCGAGAACGTGCGTGCGGTCCTGGAGCTACAGCGCGACGCCACCGGCCGGGCGCTGAAAAAAGCCGAAATCGATGCCCGACTCGGGCAGCTGCTGCGTGAGTTGCATGTCGAGCATCTCGCCGAAAGTCCCGCCCCTGCGCTGTCCGGTGGCGAACGGCGGCGGGTTGAGATCGCGCGCGCACTGGCCACCAACCCGCAGTTCATCCTGCTCGACGAACCCTTCGCCGGCATCGACCCCATTGCCGTGATCGAGATCCAGCGCATTGTGCAGTTTCTCAAGTCGCGGGGCATCGGCGTGCTGATTACCGATCACAACGTACGCGAGGCCCTGGGAATCTGCGACCACGCCTGCATCATCAGTGAAGGCAGCGTCCTGGCGCTGGGCAAACCGGAGGAAATCGTCAACAACCCGGCCGTGCGGAAGGTCTACCTTGGCGAGAGCTTCCGCCTTTGA
- a CDS encoding PsiF family protein, with the protein MKKLIIAIGLSFAAITLPGLATAQAATTQTSKMTQCNADAKAKGLKGEERKKFMKECLSAKVAEPAKPAAAEKKAMPATHEGKKLTAQQEKMVTCNADAKTKGLKGEARKTFMKECLSNKK; encoded by the coding sequence ATGAAAAAACTCATCATCGCCATCGGCCTGTCTTTCGCCGCGATCACCCTGCCCGGCCTGGCTACGGCCCAGGCCGCGACCACGCAAACCAGCAAGATGACCCAGTGCAACGCGGACGCCAAGGCCAAGGGTCTCAAGGGCGAAGAGCGCAAGAAGTTCATGAAGGAGTGCCTGAGCGCGAAGGTCGCAGAACCCGCGAAGCCGGCAGCGGCGGAAAAGAAGGCGATGCCCGCTACGCACGAAGGCAAGAAGCTGACCGCGCAGCAGGAAAAGATGGTGACTTGCAATGCGGATGCCAAGACCAAAGGGCTCAAAGGTGAGGCGCGCAAGACGTTTATGAAGGAATGCCTCAGCAACAAGAAGTAA
- a CDS encoding thiol:disulfide interchange protein DsbA/DsbL, with the protein MVRWFARIAALLLLGFSVGASAANAPFKEGLGFDKLTVTQPVSPAGKVVVTEFFWYNCPHCFEFEPLLEAWVKKLPADVVFERVPVAFAPQFVPQQRLYYALKALGKVDALQGAVFNAIHVQHIALVNPEQMANWLQTKGVPKQQFMNAYNSFGVQMEAKRATQMVTDYQIQGVPTMAVQGMYTTSASMPQTPTNEKVLQAVDYLIQQVRQGMTKSAK; encoded by the coding sequence ATGGTTCGCTGGTTCGCTCGCATCGCAGCATTGCTCTTGCTTGGTTTCAGTGTCGGGGCAAGCGCCGCGAATGCGCCATTCAAGGAAGGGCTCGGGTTCGACAAGCTCACGGTCACGCAGCCCGTGAGCCCGGCAGGCAAAGTCGTCGTGACTGAGTTCTTCTGGTACAACTGCCCGCACTGTTTCGAATTCGAACCCCTGCTTGAAGCCTGGGTCAAGAAACTGCCAGCTGACGTGGTGTTCGAGCGCGTGCCGGTGGCTTTTGCGCCGCAGTTCGTTCCTCAGCAGAGGCTGTACTACGCACTCAAAGCGCTGGGCAAGGTGGATGCGCTGCAGGGTGCAGTGTTCAACGCGATCCACGTGCAGCACATTGCGCTTGTGAACCCCGAACAAATGGCCAACTGGTTGCAGACCAAAGGCGTTCCAAAGCAGCAGTTCATGAACGCCTACAACTCGTTCGGTGTGCAAATGGAAGCCAAGCGCGCCACCCAGATGGTCACGGATTACCAGATCCAGGGCGTGCCAACCATGGCGGTGCAGGGCATGTACACGACATCGGCCTCCATGCCTCAGACTCCCACAAACGAGAAGGTTCTCCAAGCGGTGGATTACCTCATCCAGCAGGTTCGCCAAGGCATGACGAAGTCTGCCAAGTAA
- a CDS encoding septal ring lytic transglycosylase RlpA family protein, which yields MSATPRALDAVPKRANRAHPGLLLSLLLASLLAGCAGVPMSSEHGGILGVVNGDTNCYAPQPNLRAAYNRTYTVLGRTYTPLPSAEGYEADGTASWYGWESGSRTAMGTAFSPRAFTAASRILPLPSCVQVTNLNNGRSALVLVNDRGPFVDSRIMDLSYAAAKALGVASTGTAPVRIVAFQGDMAARGPAPAEDAPVTRTRPEPLLAGATPTVTGGPPQDPSASQALFHPAALPTAQAQAVQSPGITVQALAPLQPSDSTGESADPPPPGSAAAQPLTSGATQDALSGSEALHVQAQDRSTALPLQSYLQTGAFTVEQNAIDERSRLQTAGIGPVQIVPGLIHGQSYYRVQIGPLPAVTPPTALEQKLQTLGFTSYSIVQD from the coding sequence ATGAGCGCCACCCCGCGAGCCCTTGATGCAGTGCCGAAGCGTGCCAATAGGGCGCATCCGGGGCTATTGCTGTCCCTTTTGCTTGCCTCGCTGCTCGCCGGGTGCGCCGGCGTCCCGATGTCGTCCGAGCATGGCGGGATCCTTGGGGTGGTCAACGGCGACACCAACTGCTATGCGCCTCAGCCCAATTTGCGCGCGGCCTATAACCGCACGTATACAGTGCTTGGGCGCACCTATACCCCCTTGCCAAGCGCCGAGGGCTATGAGGCCGATGGCACGGCGTCCTGGTATGGCTGGGAATCCGGCTCCAGGACCGCGATGGGGACGGCCTTCAGCCCGCGCGCGTTTACCGCCGCGAGCCGCATACTCCCGCTTCCGAGCTGTGTGCAGGTGACCAACCTCAACAATGGCCGCAGCGCCTTGGTGCTCGTCAATGACCGCGGCCCGTTCGTGGACAGTCGCATCATGGATCTGTCCTATGCAGCCGCCAAGGCCCTTGGCGTGGCAAGCACGGGAACCGCCCCTGTGCGCATCGTGGCGTTTCAAGGTGATATGGCCGCTCGAGGGCCGGCGCCGGCTGAAGACGCACCCGTGACGCGAACACGCCCCGAGCCCCTTTTGGCGGGCGCGACGCCCACTGTCACCGGCGGTCCACCCCAAGATCCGTCTGCCTCACAGGCATTGTTCCACCCAGCAGCCCTGCCGACGGCGCAGGCGCAAGCCGTGCAAAGCCCTGGCATCACGGTGCAGGCGCTCGCTCCGTTGCAGCCTAGCGATTCCACAGGTGAATCGGCAGACCCTCCGCCACCTGGATCCGCAGCAGCTCAGCCCCTCACGTCTGGCGCCACTCAGGATGCGCTTTCCGGGTCAGAGGCGCTGCACGTGCAGGCGCAGGATCGGTCGACGGCACTGCCCTTGCAGAGCTACTTGCAAACCGGCGCCTTCACCGTGGAACAAAACGCAATAGACGAGCGCTCCCGCCTGCAAACGGCAGGCATCGGGCCGGTCCAAATCGTGCCCGGCCTCATCCATGGACAAAGCTATTACCGCGTGCAGATTGGTCCGCTGCCTGCGGTAACGCCACCCACAGCGCTGGAGCAAAAGCTCCAAACGCTGGGTTTTACGTCCTACTCGATCGTGCAGGACTGA
- the argS gene encoding arginine--tRNA ligase has protein sequence MLEYISRLTSALSAAAAKLHAQAPAAVLERPKSAGHGDYSCTVAMQLARTLKRNPREIAQHLIDSVEADSELARGLEHIELAGAGFINFTLAPGVKQGMVRQVNRSGSQFGRLPRDPARPVLVEFVSANPTGPLHVGHGRQGALGDTIAGLLATQGWAVTREFYYNDAGVQIYNLALSVQARARGLAPTDAAWPEAAYKGDYIAEIARDYLARATVKAVDGRAVQGAGDVEDLEAIRRFAVTCLRCEQDIDLKTFGVAFDNYYLESSLYAEGRVDRTVQALIASGHTYEHDGALWLRTTDFGDDKDRVMRKSDGSYTYFVPDVAYHLVKWERGFRRAINIQGSDHHGTVARVRAGLQAANPTIPKDFPDYVLHKMVTVMRGGQEVKISKRAGSYVTVRDLIEWSGGVRDDMTPAERDTALQRGRDAVRFFLVSRKADTEFVFDVDLALAQNDENPVYYVQYAHARICSVLAQWAERDGGSEAELLDTDLSPLTHPRELDLMMQLAAYPEMLHQAALDLTPHDVAFYLRHIAGSLHAYYNAERVLVDDVALKRARLALLLAVRHVLHNALNVLGVSSPQRM, from the coding sequence ATGCTTGAATATATATCCCGGTTGACAAGTGCGCTTTCGGCCGCTGCTGCGAAGCTGCACGCGCAAGCACCCGCCGCAGTTCTGGAACGGCCCAAATCCGCAGGGCATGGCGACTATTCTTGCACCGTGGCGATGCAACTTGCGCGCACGCTCAAGCGCAATCCACGCGAGATCGCGCAGCACTTGATTGACTCCGTCGAAGCTGACAGTGAGTTGGCCCGCGGACTTGAGCACATCGAACTGGCTGGTGCGGGGTTCATCAACTTCACACTCGCGCCGGGCGTCAAACAGGGGATGGTTCGGCAGGTCAATCGCAGTGGTTCGCAGTTCGGCCGCCTACCGCGGGATCCGGCCCGCCCCGTACTCGTGGAGTTCGTTTCTGCCAATCCCACGGGGCCGCTTCATGTCGGACACGGGCGCCAAGGCGCGCTCGGCGACACCATCGCCGGGCTGCTTGCGACCCAGGGTTGGGCCGTGACCCGTGAGTTCTACTACAACGACGCAGGCGTGCAGATCTACAACCTCGCACTGTCCGTGCAGGCCCGTGCGCGCGGATTGGCACCGACCGACGCCGCCTGGCCAGAGGCCGCCTACAAAGGCGATTACATTGCCGAGATCGCGCGCGACTACCTCGCGCGCGCCACCGTCAAGGCTGTGGATGGCCGGGCTGTGCAGGGCGCCGGGGATGTCGAGGACCTTGAGGCAATTCGCCGCTTCGCGGTGACCTGCCTTCGCTGCGAACAGGACATTGACCTGAAGACCTTCGGTGTCGCCTTCGACAATTACTACCTTGAGTCCAGCCTGTACGCGGAGGGCCGCGTGGACCGCACGGTTCAAGCCCTCATCGCCTCCGGCCACACCTATGAACACGATGGTGCGTTGTGGCTGCGGACCACCGACTTCGGGGACGACAAGGACCGGGTGATGCGCAAGTCCGACGGCAGCTATACGTATTTCGTGCCCGACGTGGCTTATCACCTGGTCAAGTGGGAGCGCGGTTTTCGCCGGGCCATCAACATCCAGGGCTCGGACCACCATGGCACCGTGGCTCGCGTGCGCGCGGGCCTGCAGGCGGCGAATCCGACGATCCCGAAAGACTTCCCCGACTACGTGCTGCACAAGATGGTGACAGTCATGCGCGGCGGCCAGGAGGTCAAGATCTCAAAACGCGCCGGCAGCTACGTCACGGTTCGCGACCTGATCGAATGGTCCGGCGGCGTGCGCGACGATATGACGCCGGCCGAGCGAGACACCGCCCTGCAGCGCGGGCGCGATGCCGTGCGCTTTTTCCTGGTTTCGCGCAAGGCGGACACCGAGTTTGTCTTTGACGTGGACCTTGCACTCGCGCAAAACGACGAAAACCCCGTGTACTACGTCCAATATGCTCATGCGCGCATCTGCTCGGTGTTGGCCCAATGGGCCGAGCGCGACGGCGGCAGCGAGGCGGAGTTGCTTGACACAGATCTTTCGCCCCTCACGCACCCGCGTGAGTTAGACCTGATGATGCAGTTGGCCGCCTATCCCGAGATGTTGCATCAGGCAGCGCTTGATCTCACCCCGCACGACGTGGCCTTCTATCTTCGTCACATTGCCGGCAGCCTGCACGCCTACTACAACGCCGAGCGCGTCCTGGTGGATGATGTGGCCCTCAAGCGCGCCCGCCTGGCACTGCTGCTGGCCGTGCGCCACGTGTTGCACAATGCGCTCAATGTATTGGGCGTCAGCAGCCCGCAACGCATGTGA
- the lptA gene encoding lipopolysaccharide transport periplasmic protein LptA has product MKANFMPMLRSAALLFLSLLVCVPGGVCAQALATDQSQPVHVEADAMQYNDVKQTSVFTGNVVVTKGSMVIRAAKVEVRQTPDGYSDAIAYGSPSKLATYEQTMDAQAGEPTPAIHGQAVTIDYNGKTDVVTFTGQAMLDRLLNGKLSDRAQGQVITYNGLTDVFAVVGGKGGATPSNPDGRVRVMLSPRHAQAPAGSSQPAPALKLSPKLGPQP; this is encoded by the coding sequence ATGAAAGCAAACTTCATGCCCATGCTTCGCTCCGCCGCTCTGCTGTTCTTGAGTCTGCTGGTGTGCGTGCCCGGCGGCGTGTGTGCTCAGGCGCTGGCGACTGACCAATCGCAGCCCGTGCACGTCGAAGCGGATGCGATGCAGTACAACGACGTGAAGCAGACCAGCGTGTTCACGGGAAACGTCGTGGTCACGAAGGGGTCGATGGTGATCCGCGCAGCCAAGGTCGAGGTGCGTCAGACGCCTGATGGCTACAGCGACGCCATCGCCTATGGAAGTCCGAGCAAGCTCGCCACCTACGAGCAGACCATGGATGCCCAGGCTGGCGAGCCCACACCGGCCATCCACGGCCAGGCCGTCACGATCGACTACAACGGCAAAACAGATGTCGTAACGTTCACCGGCCAAGCCATGCTTGACCGCTTGCTCAATGGCAAGCTGAGCGATCGTGCGCAGGGGCAAGTCATCACCTATAACGGTCTGACTGACGTCTTTGCCGTCGTCGGTGGCAAGGGCGGCGCCACACCGTCCAATCCGGATGGTCGTGTGCGGGTCATGCTCTCGCCGCGCCATGCGCAGGCCCCAGCGGGGTCCTCGCAGCCTGCGCCCGCGCTCAAGCTATCACCGAAGCTTGGACCCCAGCCATGA
- a CDS encoding chloride channel protein gives MSESTFSDRLHALLAQMRFGLDPMVPMMLIAAAVGFVSSVAVEGFRQTMYAVIRIYSTHEHLVAAAAGLPLWKRALIPPIAAVIGGLVMWAGHRWIKRPRGPEYMEAVRVGDGRLPLVPNLVRTGSSLVAVSGGITIGREGTMIQFASVISSIIGRVGRADAAHQRLIVACGAAAGFAGAYHAPIAGTLFVAEIILGGLPLREIAAVLVAAVIGELTTQSLFATGPLYLAHAVPPVSFIDLVDASLLGLLAGFVGPMFLWLLDSSRRKYQSLVTFLPLRMGLAGLVIGLLSLLMPEVWGNGYSVVQSFLVEHWALSTVAAVFVLRTIAVTAASAAGIPGGVLTPTLALGGALGLMVSHLFLVPEASHSQALWTLVGMGSLLAATTHAPAMSAIMVFEITRNYNVVMAAMPACVIASVIGSLLRHRSVYAEALGLKEGEHGAFGPVSDGTFPSTVTLDPKPLAARNSTAD, from the coding sequence ATGTCTGAATCCACCTTCTCGGACCGCCTGCACGCACTGCTCGCCCAAATGCGCTTTGGGCTTGATCCGATGGTGCCCATGATGCTGATCGCTGCTGCCGTCGGGTTCGTCAGCTCGGTGGCGGTGGAGGGATTTCGCCAGACGATGTATGCGGTGATCCGGATTTACAGCACGCATGAGCATTTGGTGGCGGCGGCAGCGGGATTGCCGCTATGGAAGCGGGCGCTCATTCCACCGATCGCCGCCGTAATCGGTGGTCTTGTCATGTGGGCTGGACACCGCTGGATCAAGCGCCCGCGCGGCCCGGAGTACATGGAGGCAGTGCGTGTGGGCGATGGGCGGCTGCCACTGGTTCCCAACCTCGTGCGCACGGGTTCGTCGCTGGTGGCAGTGAGCGGAGGCATCACCATTGGCCGCGAAGGTACGATGATTCAGTTCGCCTCGGTGATCTCATCCATCATCGGGCGCGTTGGCCGCGCCGACGCGGCGCACCAACGGCTGATTGTGGCCTGCGGCGCAGCGGCGGGTTTCGCGGGCGCCTACCACGCACCCATCGCAGGAACGCTGTTCGTCGCCGAAATCATCCTCGGAGGATTGCCGCTGCGCGAGATTGCCGCGGTGCTGGTGGCGGCTGTGATCGGCGAGCTGACGACGCAAAGTCTTTTCGCCACGGGCCCGCTGTATTTGGCGCACGCGGTGCCGCCGGTGAGCTTCATCGATCTCGTGGATGCCTCGCTTCTGGGCCTTCTCGCGGGTTTCGTCGGCCCGATGTTCCTCTGGCTCCTCGACAGCTCGCGGCGCAAATACCAGTCACTCGTCACGTTCCTGCCGCTGCGCATGGGACTGGCGGGCCTCGTTATCGGCCTGCTGTCTTTGCTCATGCCCGAGGTGTGGGGCAACGGTTACAGCGTCGTTCAATCGTTCCTTGTCGAGCATTGGGCGCTGTCCACCGTGGCGGCCGTATTCGTGCTGCGCACCATCGCCGTCACCGCAGCAAGCGCGGCGGGCATCCCGGGCGGCGTGCTGACGCCCACGTTGGCCCTGGGAGGAGCATTGGGTCTGATGGTGTCCCATCTTTTTCTCGTGCCCGAGGCGAGCCACTCCCAGGCGCTGTGGACTCTCGTGGGCATGGGCAGCCTGTTGGCCGCGACCACCCACGCCCCGGCCATGTCCGCCATCATGGTTTTCGAGATCACCCGCAACTACAACGTGGTGATGGCCGCGATGCCCGCGTGCGTGATTGCCTCTGTGATTGGAAGCCTGCTACGCCATCGCTCCGTCTACGCCGAGGCGCTGGGCCTCAAAGAGGGGGAGCACGGTGCGTTTGGCCCTGTTTCGGACGGCACCTTTCCAAGCACCGTCACCTTGGATCCGAAGCCACTGGCGGCACGCAACAGCACCGCGGACTGA